ACATCGTCACTGAACATATTGATGATCATAAATGTGATAGAAGTGTTTCAGTTGCTTCAAAGCAGAACACCAATTTGCCTTCTGATTGTAGTAGTGCAGATTGCTTTGATGATAGATCCCCACTTGTAACAAAGGGAGTTGATTCCTCATCATTCGGTGCAGGTGGCAGGGTAAATGAGTTAGCTTCAAACCTAAAACCTGATGTTCCTGTCAGCAGTATGTTGGGTATGTATATACTGAAGCATTAAGTGTAATAATTGAGCTTTTGCTTTCCTCCTTTATGCCTTCATTCACGCATCCTGTATCATATGCTAACTTAGTGTTCCTTGGTACAGTGGATTGTGTTCTTTTGCCTTCTGATAAGGGTATGCCAGCCAATACTGTTTTGGATAAGAAAGAGGTTCAGGTACCATCTTCAGAAGCAAGTTTCTCAGTCGTAAAGACTTCTGAAATGACAACCGAAAAAGGTGCTTCTTGTGAGACTGGTGAACAGTTCTCATGCAAGATAGTTGATCAGTCATTGTTAATGAAGAATACCACTACACTTGAAGGCGAAAATGGAGACCAAACACTTTGTGGAGTCACATTGGAGGTTGGAAAGGATATGCACTCATCATCTATTGTCTCTGATTCAACAGTGAGGAAGACTGATGGTGACAAAGCTCTAGTTATCTCTGAGGTTTCTACAGATTCTGCAGGTGACCTATAATTCATAGTATATCTTGGTTTACAGTTAGCTAGTTATTATCTCAACttaaatttgaatataataaaattCTTATTAGTTATTTCTTATACATCAATCCTTTAGGGTGCGTTTGGTACTTCTATTTGGTAGTCTTCCATAGCCAGTGCATTCATTTAAATGCCTGTTTCACTGTTTTCCTTATCTTGTTATTATGGCGCTGTCAGGTGATGCTTCAACTCAGCTGAACAAGACCTTGATGAATTCAGTGCCTTCAACTTCAATGGAAACCTCCCATAATACTGACCAAAATCACCATAAAGATAATAATTCCAGATTGGTTTCTGAAGAGATCAGTGGTCGTGTTGCTGTGCATCAGGTTGATGGTGAGTTTCTTTATCAGTTTTTTCTTGAAgtgattaaaatttaatattttatgccTTTCATGGTGGAACCCATCCTTTACTGTTGTCCCCAGTCATTTTCCCTTAGATTGTTCATTTTTTGTGTTGGTAAAAAGtttgttttcttctttctttgctaTCCCTCCCACCTCTCCTTTGGGCTCTCGAGATGGATCTTTCTTTGTTTTTAACTTCTTTATTTTGTCATGTTGAATGGTAACtcaaatttttattgtttttagaGATGTAAAAGTCCATGAATAAATTGCATGCTTAGCCTCTTTCATGCGACTGTTTTCATTTGAGACCATTTCATTAGTCTTTTCTGTTTTCCTCCCACAATTTTCATGTTATCATTCTCATGGGTTATTTTGATTTTGCAGTTGATCCTGCAAAGGCTACTTCCTTTGCTTCTGTGCCTTCATCTGAATCTCAAACTAAGTTTCACATGATGGAAAGTGGAAGTAGCAGTGCTGATCTTGACAATCCTTCCTGTGGCTCTCCAATTGTCATTAGAACTTCCGAGCAGTCACAAGGTAAAATTGAAAATGGTGTGAAAAGATCCAAAGATCAGAGTGCTGTAGCATCTGGTGTCACTAATGAGGAAGCGAACAAAGAGAAGTCAATTTCTCAGGATACAGAAGGAAATGATGCAACTCCAGGAGACAAAAGTTTCACCTTTGAGGTACCTCCATTTTTAGGTGTGTCTGAACAAGAATCTGGAAAGAATTGGCAACCTTTTTCGACCACGCAACACGACAAAATATCCCCGGTAAAGTTTCATTTTCCAAAGTGATGCATATGGTTTTGTTAAAAAGTCCATTTTGTGCTCTACTATTGTCCTGCTTCTTGTCTTCTAGCTGAAGAATTTTAAGAAGTATGATTCTACTTTTTGTTTTTCATTCCGGTTATGCTCTATCCCTCATGCACTTGCTCTCTCACTCTTTGTCTCATACAAGAAGGCCATGGAAGGAACTCCATCAACCTCTGGCTTAAGCAAAGCGGGGGCCAAGGCTGCTCGAGAGACAAGTTGTGCAAATCTTCAGGCACCTAAAAGGGAGGATGTGCGTGGTGGCTTCAAAGGGACTTCTGAGCGTAAAACAAGACGAACAGGTGGTAAGAGTGCAAGTAAGGAAGCTGCTAAAAAGGGAAATGCTGCAAAAGAGAGAACCCCTGCAAGGGAATCAGAAAGAAGTGATAGAACAAGTAATCTGTCACTCAGTTCTGCTGGAACTGGTCAACTTGTGCAATCCAATGAGATGCAGCACTATGGACATATAGAAGGCGGTAATATGAAACCATTTGGTGTTCTTTCTACTTCAGTATCTAGTCTGCCAGACTTGAACACATCAGCTTCTTCATCTGCAGTTTTTCAACAGCCTTTTACAGATTTGCAGCAAGTTCAGTTGCGCGCTCAGATTTTTGTATATGGAGCTTTGATGTAAGACTTGTAACTTTCATTTTGTCTTGGcatgtattaaaatttttgtGCATGTGCTTTGGTATTCTTGTCAACTCCAGTTGTTTCTGGTATTGCATTTTCATTTAGTACGTTTGATCATCTGAGCACATCTATCTAAATGTTTTGAATAATGTTGCTGCAGACAAGGAACAGTACCTGATGAGGCATATATGATATCAGCATTTGGAGGACCTGGTTAGGTTTCTTATCTCTAAATATGTTATCTTTGGGACTTTTATACAGATATGTTCACTATTTTGGGCTGTCTGCAGATGGTGGAAGAACCATTTGGGAGAATGCTTGGCGAGCAGGTACTGAGAGGGTACATGGTAAAAAATCACTTCTTGTTAGCCCTGAAACTCCGTTGCAGTCTCATATAGGTATCTTTGCTCGTCTTAAGTTGTTGAAATAGTTTCTTCTGATTCTGTTATCTATTAATTTTGTGCCTTGGTTGAGATGCTCAGGTGCTAAAACTTCTGATCAATCGATCAAACAAAATACACTTCAGAGTAAGGCTACATCCTCACCTGCTAGTCGTTCTACCAGCAAGGGTACTCCAACAACATCAATTGTAAACCCAATTATACCCCTTTCATCACCACTATGGAGTATTCGTACACCTTCTGGTGACGCCCTTCAACCTACTGGCTTTCCAAGAGGTGCAGTTATGGATTATCAGCTAGCAATTTCTCCATTACATCCTTCAGCTACAAGGAATTTAATCGGACACAATTCTTCTTGGATGTCCCAATCCCCTTTTCGTGGCCCCTGGACTCCACAGACTTCTGCATTTGATGGCAATGCTGGTTTTCCTGTGCGTCCAATCACAGAAGCAGTTAATTCAAATCCTGGAATAGCATCTGTGCCTCATTCTTCTAGCATGAAACAGGTTTCTGCAGTTCCTGTGGTCCAGAGTGGAAGTCCTGCCAATATTTTTGCAGGGACTCCACTGCTTGACACAAAAAAGGCAACATTAAAACCTGGTCACCATTCTGCTGATCCAAAGCCTAGAAAACGGAAAAAGTCTACAGTTCCTGAGGAGTCTGGGCAGAGTATACCTCATTTTCAATCAGAGTCCCCATTGGCTACTGTTGTGGTTAGTCAGACCTCTACACCTGCTGTAATTACCATTCCTGCTACCAATATATCCAAGTCCACTGATAAATTCATTACATCTGTCTCTGGTAATTATCTCAAAAAGGGTGACCAAGAATCAGATCAGAGGGCTAGTCTCTCTGAAGAAACTCTTAGTAAACACAAAAATGCTCAGAAGCATGCAGAGGATGCTGCTGCTCTTGCTGCTGCTGCTGTTAATCACAGTGAAGAAATATGGAGGCAGTTGGACAAGCACAAAAATTCAGGGTTGGCACCAGATGTTGAAACTAAATTGACTTCCGCAGCTGTTGCAATAGCAGCAGCTGCTGCTGTTGCAAAGGCTGCGGCTGCGGCTGCCAATGTTTCCTCAAATGCTGCCTTACAAGCAAAATTGATGGCTGATGAAGCATTGGTTTCAAGTGGCTACAGAAATTCCACTCCCAATAATGCAATATCTGATAGTGGGAAGAGGTTGAGCGAGGCTACTCCTGCATCCATCTTAAAGGGTGAGGATGCTGCTGCTAGTTCAAATTCTGTCATTGTTGTTGCCAGAGAAGTTGCTAGAAGGAGGGTAGAAGCAGCTTCAGCTGCCGCAAAGCAAGCTGAAAACATGGATGCCATTGTTAAAGCTGCTGAGCTGGCAGCTGAAGCTGTGTCACAGGCTGGAAAGATTGTTGCTATGAGTGAACCTTTCTCATTGGCTGAATTGGTAGAAGCAGGTCCAGAAGCATATTGGAAAGTACCCCAAGCATCCCCTGAGCCAGATGGTGCTATTAGAGAGCAGATAAACATAGGTGGTAGCATGGAAGCTCCTGGTTCATCTGTTGGGCATCTAAAAGAGGTTCCTGGGGACAAGAGGGAAAAGCAGGATAACCACAGAAAGTCACCTACTCATAGAGAGATGACCAGAGAGTCTATGGAAGATCGTTCTAGATTGACAGATGGCGGTTTGGCTCCTGTTGCAACAAGTGAAAAAGATAAAAAAGGACAAAAGAGGCGCAAAGCTTCAGATTTTGCCAAAACTAAAGGAGTTGCTTCTGAATCTGAGATTGGTTTTGAATCACCTTTGATGATCACTCAGACTGACCATGAAAAAGCAGGGGAAACttcaaaagataataatataaGGGAAGGCTCGCATGTTGAGGTCTGTGACTTTTATTGAAATATTACTTGAGATTTTGATCTTTAGTTGAAATACACTTATATTTGATGGAAATTTGACAATGTAGTACTGAGTTTGAAAAAAATTGCATTCATTTGTCCTAGTTACCAGATGGAAATGTTGAAGTTTTATATACACATATTATTGATCTTATATTATATTTGATTTGTTTACAATTTTACTATCTCATGCCCAGGTATTGAGAGATGGAGGTGGGTCAAGAGTAGCATGGTTCCTGGCAGATATACTGAACTTGAATGATGGCAAAGCTTATGTGTGTTACAATGAACTTCGACAAGAGGGTGAGCTACCACAACAACTGTAACTTATGTTTTAGCTGAATCAACTGAGTTATGTTAACTATGAAAGCAGATCTGTTAGAATTCTTGTCCTTAATTTTTATGTAATTCCTTGTTGATGTGTGTGCAATTTTACTCTCTTTGGGGATCTCTAGGCTGAATCACAAATTTGCTTGTATGAATTAAATGCACCAGAGTGAGGGTATATTTCTTATGGACTTCTCTGCATAGAAACTTTCAAGTTTCTTATGGAAAAACAGTTTAGATGTCTTGCAATATGCGCAAACATCAATAATGGTTATCTTAACAAACCTTTTTTGACTGCTTGTCTTACAGATGGTGATAGGCTAAAGGAATGGGTGGAAGTTGAAGGTGATAGGGCACCTAGGATACGCTGTGCTCGTCCTAGTACAGCTATGTCATTTGAAGGAACAAGGAAGAGACGCAGGGCAGCCATGGGGGATTATAATTGGTCTGTTGGAGATAGGGTTGATGCATGGATGCAAAATAGGTATGCATGCAATGTTTTTTATATCTTCTTTTACCTATTTCTTGCAGTCCATTGGACAGAAATGGTACTGTTGAAGATTATGGGgacattataaaatatatatgaggaAGTAGAATTTTGGATAATTTGTCTATATTTTCTAGCCAACCTTTAGGATATCCATTAATACCTTTTTGTGCAACCCTACGATTTGTCATTTTGTAATCTGACAAGATATTCACCTTTTGATGTTTAAACAAACTGATTTATGCTAGAATGCATTTTTATGCCCTGTTTTTCTGGATGGCTTTGGACTACCTTTGTGAATCAAATGCTATTTATTTCCCATCAATCATGTATTTCCTTGTGCTAGAGGGAAGGAGAGTTTCAATTCTATCAAGttgtttcaattttaattatCAAGGAATGAACTGATGTTTGAAATTATTATGTTCATTTATTTGGCTTTCAGCTGGTGGGAGGGAGTTGTCATTGAGAAGAGCAAGAAAGATGAAACTTCATTTACTGTCCATTTTCCTGGTATGCATGACCAAGTAGAACAGTTATTAACGATCTGGATTGTAATCTGCTCAGTAGAAAAGTCTATACAGCCTCTGCTCTGAGAATAgtaaaactttattttattgtttttattgcAGCTCAAGGAGAAACATCTGGTGTCAAAGCATGGCTTCTTCGTCCTTCTCTGATGTGGAAGAAAGGTAGTTGGGTTGAATGGTCCAGCTTTGTTGATAATAATGAGTCTTCCCGTGAGGTGTGATATGCTAGCTTATACTTGTGATTGATGCTTCTCTCATGATACTTTGATTGCTTCTTGGTGCTAAGTCATTGATCTATTTTTCAGGGTGATACCCCACAGGAAAAGCGACAAAGGTTAGGCAGTCCTGCGGTTGAAGCCAAAGGGAAAGATAAGTTTTCAAAAAATGTTGACATTAAGGAATCTGGGAAACCTGATGACACGAAATTGCTGGATTTATCTGCAAACAAAGaaatatttaatattggtaaaaGTACCAGAGATGAGAGTAAACCTGACTCACTGAAAATGATACGTactggtttaaagaagaaaggatcaggaGTGGTTTTTGGTGTTCCTAAGCCTGGAAAGAAGCAAAAGTTTATGGAAGTAAGTAAACATTATGTTGCAGATCAGAGTAGCAAGACTCATGAAACTAGTGATTCAGCCAAGTTTACAAAATATTTAATGCCTCAAGGATCTGAACCTCGTGGAACGAAAAATAAAATTGAACCAAAACGAATGGCTGTATCCAAGCCCAAGATTCTCAAGTCCGGAAAATTGCCTAGTGTTTCTAGTAGAAGTATTCCTCAGAAGAACTACTTATCAAACACTATGGTTTCTGAACCTGAGAGTGTTGTGGCCTCAGATGTGTCAAAATTGGAGGATTCTGTAAGCCATGCTGAGAATGTATCAGGAAAGCCAACCTTGATGGAGTTCAGATCATTTTCATCTTCTGATGGAGCAGCAGAGGGCCCGGTCTTATTTTCTTCTGTGGCTGTCTCATCAGATGCACCCCTCAAGAAAACTTCAGCTTCAAATGCTAAATCTGAAAGGATTAATAAAGGGAAATTCGCGCCATCTGGTGGGAAATTGGAAAAAATCGAGGAAAAAGTTTTCAATGATGATACAACAAAAACAAGTTCTGAAGGTGTTGAACCTCGTAGATCTAATCGCAGGATTCAGCCAACATCAAGAGTAAGTTAATAGATATGATCATTCATTTCATAAGTTTCATTATACTGCAGAATCAAAATTTCTAGATCTAAATCTATTTCATATGCTAAGTATACTGCTCTTTTCTTTTTTGGGAAaatgaattgaaatttttttttcttgtacatcatGTACCCCTGTGAGCTTTGAGTTGTGCTTTGAAAAATTCCTTGCTTGTAAACGGTTGACAATTTATGTGTAAGATTTGATTCCGGGTTTCAGACTCTTTAGGGAACAAGTTGAGAAGTAGAGGTTTGCTTGGAATATAGGAACAACATTTCCCGTAGGAAAATGAATTTGACAGTGTGTTTTGCAAATTTGTTGAATTCTTATCCTATCTACTGGTATTGGGGTGAAGAGATTTCAAGCAGCATCTTTTCCATATTTCTATTTTTCTATCATAATCTAGGAAATCAACATTGAGATATGACATTAACATATTTGGTTAGACAGATATGtgtctaaaatataaaattgttaCTGGGTATCACATAGAATGTTTTGTTGAATGAAAATGGGAATTTATAGAGTTTTACTTCTGCTGTTTTTACTTCTTTAAGAAGAATAGTTGTGCTTGGTGCCAGCTACATATTAAACTAGGATATGTTTCTTCCCTGTATGATGTCACTTAACCCTAAGAATTCTTTGCCCGTCTTCTGCTCACTTGTCTGAGTTCAGTGATGTCGATAATATATATGTTATCAGGAAGAAGGGAAATCTATTATAATCACTAACCACATTTATTTTCCTGCATTTACAATTTGTACTGATATGGTTACGGATCTTGTTTGTTGCCCACAGCTTTTGGAAGGGCTACAAAGCTCGTTGGCCATCTCAAAAATTCCTTCTGTTTCACTCGACAAAAGTCACAAAAGT
This window of the Gossypium arboreum isolate Shixiya-1 chromosome 12, ASM2569848v2, whole genome shotgun sequence genome carries:
- the LOC108479142 gene encoding uncharacterized protein LOC108479142 isoform X7 yields the protein MDYDDNDSQSQNLHLAGEGNNKFPPVLRSYDLPRFDFDDNLRGHLRFDSLVETEVFLGIESSEDNQWIEEFSRGSTGIAFSSSAAEPCLISRRTNVWSEAASLESVEMLLKSVGQDETTLDQTISKDSDACDELGCMIKPMDPSLKHRDSSLSKVGDDIQPALHTGEIPGKCVDNQLVEDSSQTHEGGPSVHGALEDPNSKNTDIPATERDESKDGKHFVVNENLVEASADQSLDDSVQEDKFASGSEVNTVIPSVQSTCMTSVLVDDEDSTHLKNDIIDKNVDNLERENVGLSPELHIGGKNLVDDTVACVTSHVQKHSASEMQSREEEHAAGNSTANMSEPSGRILEGNSDLHMVEECSKRAGVEILLQTSKSEDIVLSEGKLHDTLSMPIGSDITLKEHENEVSDTGTKICTSLESKVNSTMKLASDAIEKKDLLEIDYHPDKKISSSKSEKSLLLAEDGKGSKDEGEDSHDTLVAGPTKVCEKYIVTEHIDDHKCDRSVSVASKQNTNLPSDCSSADCFDDRSPLVTKGVDSSSFGAGGRVNELASNLKPDVPVSSMLVDCVLLPSDKGMPANTVLDKKEVQVPSSEASFSVVKTSEMTTEKGASCETGEQFSCKIVDQSLLMKNTTTLEGENGDQTLCGVTLEVGKDMHSSSIVSDSTVRKTDGDKALVISEVSTDSAGDASTQLNKTLMNSVPSTSMETSHNTDQNHHKDNNSRLVSEEISGRVAVHQVDVDPAKATSFASVPSSESQTKFHMMESGSSSADLDNPSCGSPIVIRTSEQSQGKIENGVKRSKDQSAVASGVTNEEANKEKSISQDTEGNDATPGDKSFTFEVPPFLGVSEQESGKNWQPFSTTQHDKISPKAMEGTPSTSGLSKAGAKAARETSCANLQAPKREDVRGGFKGTSERKTRRTGGKSASKEAAKKGNAAKERTPARESERSDRTSNLSLSSAGTGQLVQSNEMQHYGHIEGVFQQPFTDLQQVQLRAQIFVYGALIQGTVPDEAYMISAFGGPDGGRTIWENAWRAGTERVHGKKSLLVSPETPLQSHIGAKTSDQSIKQNTLQSKATSSPASRSTSKGTPTTSIVNPIIPLSSPLWSIRTPSGDALQPTGFPRGAVMDYQLAISPLHPSATRNLIGHNSSWMSQSPFRGPWTPQTSAFDGNAGFPVRPITEAVNSNPGIASVPHSSSMKQVSAVPVVQSGSPANIFAGTPLLDTKKATLKPGHHSADPKPRKRKKSTVPEESGQSIPHFQSESPLATVVGDQESDQRASLSEETLSKHKNAQKHAEDAAALAAAAVNHSEEIWRQLDKHKNSGLAPDVETKLTSAAVAIAAAAAVAKAAAAAANVSSNAALQAKLMADEALVSSGYRNSTPNNAISDSGKRLSEATPASILKGEDAAASSNSVIVVAREVARRRVEAASAAAKQAENMDAIVKAAELAAEAVSQAGKIVAMSEPFSLAELVEAGPEAYWKVPQASPEPDGAIREQINIGGSMEAPGSSVGHLKEVPGDKREKQDNHRKSPTHREMTRESMEDRSRLTDGGLAPVATSEKDKKGQKRRKASDFAKTKGVASESEIGFESPLMITQTDHEKAGETSKDNNIREGSHVEVLRDGGGSRVAWFLADILNLNDGKAYVCYNELRQEDGDRLKEWVEVEGDRAPRIRCARPSTAMSFEGTRKRRRAAMGDYNWSVGDRVDAWMQNSWWEGVVIEKSKKDETSFTVHFPAQGETSGVKAWLLRPSLMWKKGSWVEWSSFVDNNESSREGDTPQEKRQRLGSPAVEAKGKDKFSKNVDIKESGKPDDTKLLDLSANKEIFNIGKSTRDESKPDSLKMIRTGLKKKGSGVVFGVPKPGKKQKFMEVSKHYVADQSSKTHETSDSAKFTKYLMPQGSEPRGTKNKIEPKRMAVSKPKILKSGKLPSVSSRSIPQKNYLSNTMVSEPESVVASDVSKLEDSVSHAENVSGKPTLMEFRSFSSSDGAAEGPVLFSSVAVSSDAPLKKTSASNAKSERINKGKFAPSGGKLEKIEEKVFNDDTTKTSSEGVEPRRSNRRIQPTSRLLEGLQSSLAISKIPSVSLDKSHKSQSRSMRG